From Candidatus Bathyanammoxibius amoris, the proteins below share one genomic window:
- a CDS encoding tetratricopeptide repeat protein: MDKTPEKTNIPSAPVNEIHKLCNWLTGSLDMADRFRSASAVTPEYACITKYHPYYLENLREPGRLDEALSKLDDKGADRKVVKKLIFKGAPKIGKTRAVYEKVFKRLGDFIVFAPSPAELGRLESLNIRPMSTVKGLKVALFLDDLDEYVINSCLDLRGLVSRLEGACDRLLVVAALRTGEETDKIMEDREARRLLSNFQEIGFREISEAEAGQLAREVGIQDFEFDNATPGSVVLDLKEMRRRLQALGKDERAVCTALKLLSRIFMPEPEKNLVKVVSDVIFRTSFSKGLSKWNLCINKLKGNDLIIEVNNSIKAPHRDFCENVYNPDYGPERHTLDALEKIFVNNKYAKGLLRLGDSYAILWQDYDSPVRCYQKASKIQPDRIEAWIKKGDCLVKLGQYEPAMKSYKKAIDIDANNAAVWYKRGNCLIEDRRSEDAVNSFDRVLEIDPNDADAWFNRGVSLVQQGNYRDAINSYDRALEIEPRKFKAWVNKGIGLTELGRHEDAIKCYTRSLDINPRNILAWNSLGSRLDHLGRHEDAIKSYNRALEIDPVFAPALYNKGLCLEKMGKTAEANRYKEKALQLDSHLTDAPPALENNITWHLTIKPDRFH, from the coding sequence ATGGACAAGACACCTGAAAAAACCAATATTCCTTCCGCCCCGGTGAATGAGATTCACAAGCTCTGCAACTGGCTTACGGGAAGTCTCGATATGGCGGACAGGTTCCGGAGCGCGTCCGCGGTCACACCCGAATACGCCTGCATCACAAAATACCATCCCTATTATCTAGAAAACCTTAGAGAACCCGGAAGACTCGACGAGGCCCTCTCAAAACTTGACGACAAAGGGGCTGACCGCAAAGTAGTAAAAAAACTTATCTTCAAAGGAGCCCCAAAAATAGGCAAGACCCGGGCCGTCTATGAAAAAGTCTTTAAAAGGCTGGGCGACTTCATCGTATTCGCCCCGTCCCCCGCAGAGCTTGGCAGACTCGAGAGCCTTAATATCCGCCCCATGTCCACGGTTAAGGGCCTGAAGGTGGCACTCTTCCTGGACGACCTGGACGAGTACGTCATTAATTCGTGTTTGGATTTACGGGGCCTCGTTTCACGTCTTGAAGGTGCCTGCGACAGATTACTGGTAGTAGCCGCCCTGCGGACGGGTGAAGAGACCGATAAGATAATGGAAGACCGGGAGGCGAGAAGGCTGCTTAGCAACTTTCAGGAAATAGGATTCAGAGAAATAAGCGAGGCTGAGGCCGGGCAGTTAGCCCGGGAGGTTGGGATTCAAGACTTTGAGTTCGATAACGCCACGCCGGGCTCCGTGGTCCTGGACCTTAAAGAGATGAGGCGCAGATTACAGGCACTGGGCAAGGATGAGCGCGCGGTCTGCACCGCGCTTAAGCTCCTGTCGCGTATTTTCATGCCTGAACCGGAGAAAAATCTCGTCAAGGTCGTATCCGACGTCATCTTCAGAACAAGTTTTTCAAAGGGATTATCGAAATGGAATCTCTGTATCAACAAACTAAAGGGCAATGACCTTATAATAGAGGTTAACAACTCTATCAAGGCCCCGCACCGTGACTTTTGTGAGAATGTGTATAATCCGGATTACGGCCCTGAAAGACACACCCTTGATGCGCTGGAAAAGATATTTGTCAATAATAAATACGCAAAAGGACTCCTGCGTCTGGGCGATTCCTACGCCATCCTATGGCAGGATTATGACAGCCCCGTAAGATGCTACCAAAAGGCGTCTAAGATTCAACCAGATAGAATCGAGGCCTGGATCAAAAAGGGAGACTGCCTCGTCAAACTGGGTCAGTACGAACCTGCGATGAAGAGCTACAAAAAGGCAATAGACATTGACGCAAACAACGCTGCAGTCTGGTACAAACGGGGCAACTGCCTTATCGAGGACCGCCGGTCCGAGGACGCCGTTAACAGCTTCGACAGGGTGCTTGAGATTGACCCGAACGATGCTGACGCCTGGTTCAACAGGGGCGTCAGCCTCGTACAACAGGGCAACTACAGAGACGCGATTAACAGCTACGACAGGGCCCTTGAGATCGAGCCCAGAAAGTTTAAGGCCTGGGTCAACAAGGGCATCGGCCTGACCGAGTTGGGCAGGCACGAAGACGCCATTAAGTGCTACACCAGATCGCTTGATATCAACCCGCGAAATATACTGGCCTGGAATAGCCTGGGCTCCAGGCTTGACCATCTGGGCAGGCACGAAGACGCCATAAAGAGCTACAACAGGGCCCTTGAGATAGACCCCGTGTTCGCCCCCGCACTATACAATAAGGGCCTCTGCCTGGAGAAAATGGGCAAGACCGCAGAGGCAAACAGATATAAAGAAAAGGCTCTGCAGCTAGACTCCCACCTGACCGACGCGCCGCCAGCGCTGGAAAACAATATAACGTGGCACCTGACCATAAAACCAGACAGGTTCCACTAA
- the hpt gene encoding hypoxanthine phosphoribosyltransferase: MKDDIEKVVITEEEINKKVKEISRTLAEEYRDKDLTLIGILNGSLVFLSDLIRLLPFSLRLDTIGASTYCSSTSPKAETLLLTKLRVDVEGRDVLLVDDIIDTGRTLRRVVDDIKNCNPRSLKTCVLLDRKSRRSEDISPNYTGFEIGDDFVVGYGLDYNNRYRNLPCIAVLKPECYTRG; this comes from the coding sequence ATGAAAGACGACATTGAAAAGGTAGTAATCACCGAAGAAGAGATAAACAAGAAGGTCAAGGAGATCTCCCGAACGCTTGCCGAAGAGTACAGGGACAAGGACCTCACGCTTATCGGCATACTGAACGGCAGCCTTGTGTTTCTATCGGACCTTATCCGGCTTCTCCCGTTTTCCCTGCGGCTTGATACGATAGGCGCGTCAACCTACTGCAGTTCCACGTCCCCCAAGGCTGAGACCCTCCTGCTCACCAAGCTCCGCGTAGACGTCGAGGGCAGGGACGTGCTGCTGGTGGATGACATCATAGACACGGGCAGGACACTTCGCAGGGTGGTGGATGACATAAAGAACTGCAATCCCAGGTCGCTAAAGACATGTGTGCTTCTTGACAGAAAGAGCCGCAGGAGTGAGGATATCAGTCCCAACTACACCGGCTTTGAGATAGGTGACGACTTCGTAGTAGGCTACGGGCTTGACTATAATAACCGCTACAGGAACCTTCCCTGCATAGCCGTCCTCAAACCCGAATGCTACACCAGAGGGTAG
- a CDS encoding SemiSWEET family transporter, giving the protein MDNRMWELLGIVAAACTTGGLVPQLLRGIKTKSLNDVSPWLLGLVLIGTFLWFLYGFHLKDKIIIGANAISFLLAATIFYLRIKYQAAREERISAIKEAVEHAETPAK; this is encoded by the coding sequence ATGGATAACAGGATGTGGGAACTGCTCGGGATAGTGGCTGCGGCATGTACCACCGGCGGACTGGTTCCGCAGCTCCTCCGGGGCATCAAAACAAAGAGCCTCAATGACGTATCGCCCTGGCTCCTGGGGCTGGTGCTCATCGGCACCTTCCTGTGGTTTCTGTACGGGTTCCACCTCAAGGACAAGATTATAATAGGCGCAAATGCCATATCGTTTCTCCTGGCCGCCACCATATTTTACCTGCGCATCAAGTATCAGGCGGCGAGGGAGGAGCGGATATCAGCCATCAAGGAGGCCGTAGAACACGCTGAGACTCCCGCTAAATAA
- a CDS encoding C45 family autoproteolytic acyltransferase/hydrolase, with protein MVSDNFLPTIHVSGSNYDIGFQTGKTFQDRINSVFTSSTILKLNKAKDQKHPEWLDQLYNRSNEIFPQYIQEIKGIADGAGINFRDVLIHNFRHCLSSVDGCATIVFKSPQKIIIGHNEDYEPVIGKNSYITIAHLENNTQFLALTNAGSIPGNAWGFNSHGLVFALDSLPPLPDINPNLGFPRILLDRYILESQTLKEAVLRTQMHSPRSGTMSYTIISMKEFRGINIETTSTETSLTEITDIFYHVNHYTSETFEHLSLNIPVGTSRSRYKRGKELLKSAPFSKEGFIKILSDKILHFDNRMDAVEGFLTTFCTPMFEISADSINLELYPHDFSEKGKMLFSLNSLN; from the coding sequence ATGGTTTCAGATAACTTTTTACCCACAATCCATGTCTCTGGAAGTAATTACGATATTGGTTTTCAAACTGGAAAAACTTTTCAAGACCGTATTAACTCCGTTTTTACTTCGAGTACAATTTTAAAATTAAATAAAGCCAAGGACCAGAAACATCCAGAATGGCTAGACCAATTATATAACCGGTCCAATGAAATATTTCCTCAATATATTCAAGAAATAAAAGGAATTGCAGACGGGGCCGGAATAAACTTCAGGGATGTTTTAATACATAATTTCCGGCACTGCTTATCGTCAGTTGACGGATGTGCAACTATTGTATTTAAATCCCCACAGAAAATAATAATCGGTCACAACGAAGATTACGAGCCTGTTATTGGCAAGAATTCTTATATAACTATTGCTCATTTAGAAAATAATACACAATTCCTGGCACTTACAAATGCTGGAAGTATTCCCGGTAATGCCTGGGGTTTTAACTCGCATGGATTAGTATTTGCCTTAGATTCTCTCCCACCCCTTCCAGATATAAATCCAAATTTAGGTTTTCCGAGGATATTGTTAGATCGGTATATTTTGGAATCACAAACGTTAAAAGAAGCCGTCCTGCGGACCCAAATGCATTCTCCACGCTCAGGAACAATGTCGTATACTATTATATCAATGAAAGAATTTCGAGGAATAAACATTGAAACAACATCGACCGAGACATCATTGACTGAAATTACCGATATCTTTTACCATGTTAATCATTACACTTCAGAAACATTTGAACATCTATCCTTAAATATCCCGGTGGGAACGTCTCGGTCAAGATATAAGAGAGGCAAGGAATTACTAAAGAGTGCGCCCTTTTCTAAAGAAGGATTTATCAAGATTTTGTCTGATAAGATTCTTCATTTTGACAATCGAATGGACGCGGTGGAAGGGTTTTTAACTACATTTTGCACTCCGATGTTTGAAATTTCAGCAGACTCAATTAATCTTGAATTATATCCACATGATTTTAGCGAAAAGGGGAAAATGTTATTTTCTCTTAATTCTCTCAATTAG
- a CDS encoding KamA family radical SAM protein: MYQLKVEPWQEEGQWQEQIKSQVNTLEKLSQYITVTPDEEKAIKTLNVRWGTTPYYASLMDKNDPDCPIRKMVIPLMKENENKYGIPNYLVFKENREETDRFGEEGKRPDSVARQYDDRVAFTVTDVCASYCRYCFRREVVIDQELDLRLDANEGLEWIQKHEEIRDVVMTGGDPLMLSDENIKYLIDSLRSITHLEIIRIHTKMPNTCPHRITKNLLEILGGEHDIPIWLNVHINHPKEITDKTKKVVWDLLHAGINVGNQGVVLKGINDDVNTFQKLHQKLLSVRIRPYYMFYCQQAPGVDHFRAPIEKGAELIRDGLRGHTSGLAQPMYVVASNFGKIPLMPDYYILEKGEKAYKLQSYKKDITYSPNVPE, translated from the coding sequence ATGTACCAATTAAAAGTTGAGCCCTGGCAAGAAGAGGGGCAATGGCAAGAACAGATTAAGAGCCAGGTCAATACACTGGAAAAGCTGAGCCAATATATTACCGTCACTCCCGACGAAGAGAAGGCAATAAAAACATTAAATGTGAGATGGGGCACAACACCGTATTATGCATCTCTTATGGACAAAAACGACCCTGATTGTCCAATAAGAAAAATGGTCATCCCTTTAATGAAAGAAAATGAAAACAAATATGGAATTCCAAATTATTTAGTGTTCAAAGAAAACCGGGAGGAAACCGATAGATTTGGGGAAGAAGGGAAAAGGCCTGACAGTGTTGCAAGACAGTATGATGACCGGGTTGCGTTCACAGTAACCGACGTATGTGCAAGTTATTGCAGATATTGTTTTAGAAGAGAAGTTGTAATTGATCAAGAACTAGATTTACGGCTCGATGCCAATGAAGGGTTAGAATGGATTCAAAAACACGAAGAAATTCGCGATGTAGTAATGACCGGTGGAGATCCATTAATGTTGTCAGATGAAAACATTAAATATTTAATTGATAGCCTTCGAAGTATTACACATCTTGAAATAATTCGAATTCATACAAAGATGCCAAATACATGCCCTCATCGAATAACAAAAAATCTTCTTGAGATATTAGGAGGAGAGCACGATATTCCAATTTGGCTGAATGTTCATATTAACCATCCAAAAGAGATTACGGATAAAACAAAAAAAGTGGTCTGGGATCTGCTCCATGCGGGTATCAACGTTGGAAATCAAGGTGTAGTGCTGAAGGGCATCAATGATGACGTCAATACCTTCCAAAAACTTCATCAAAAGCTTTTATCTGTTCGTATAAGACCGTATTACATGTTTTATTGCCAGCAAGCACCTGGAGTAGATCACTTTCGAGCGCCTATAGAAAAAGGCGCAGAATTAATTAGAGATGGACTTCGCGGCCATACGAGTGGGCTTGCACAACCAATGTACGTTGTCGCTTCAAATTTTGGCAAGATTCCGTTAATGCCAGACTACTATATTTTAGAAAAAGGTGAAAAGGCATATAAACTTCAAAGTTATAAAAAAGATATAACTTATTCTCCAAATGTTCCTGAGTAA
- a CDS encoding glutamine synthetase family protein, which yields MKIEKQNTIDIEHINEMLKDADSTNLFFTDLLGRPMTLTVNPDDISDIIQNGIGFDGSSIAGFASIEGSDRILKPVMETFHVLNFGEEKVGFFMCKIFDQQNKRYLADPRLMLEQVLAKAKKTFSAAFLAGAEHEFFLINQDTLEEYVKSDLEERVKSDHAGYFHIDPYDKGDPVRREIISVLKKTGIKFEKAHHEVSESQHEINIVCTDPLQVADETILFHYVTRKVAAQFGYHAIFIPKPFNGQNRNAFHIHLSMLDQNMKNLFYDSDSQHSLSSTMKHFIGGLLQYARETSIIMAASFNSYKAYVVEREAPIVRSWGLTNRSCMVRIPWAKNPQATRLELRSPDPSGNVYLQLATLIEMGLKGIHDKLDCGEPESQSIYEKVKHSKVWDDRFLPKCMFEALVEAERSQFLRSIMGELLYDKYMGLKIKDWEEHRTHITLRERSKYIDI from the coding sequence ATGAAAATCGAGAAACAAAATACTATAGACATAGAACATATAAATGAAATGCTGAAAGATGCAGATTCAACAAACCTTTTCTTCACCGATCTGCTTGGCAGACCAATGACCTTAACCGTAAACCCAGATGATATTTCAGACATAATTCAGAATGGGATTGGGTTTGACGGCAGCTCTATTGCCGGTTTTGCTTCAATTGAAGGCAGTGATAGGATTTTAAAACCAGTTATGGAAACTTTTCATGTACTAAATTTTGGGGAAGAAAAGGTCGGATTCTTTATGTGTAAAATATTCGACCAGCAAAATAAGAGATATTTAGCGGACCCCAGGTTAATGCTGGAACAGGTCTTAGCAAAAGCAAAAAAAACTTTCAGTGCCGCCTTTCTAGCAGGAGCAGAACACGAATTCTTTTTAATAAATCAAGACACTCTTGAAGAATATGTTAAATCCGATCTTGAAGAACGTGTTAAATCTGATCATGCAGGATATTTTCATATCGATCCTTATGATAAAGGAGACCCGGTTCGGAGAGAGATTATTAGTGTCTTAAAGAAAACTGGAATAAAATTTGAAAAGGCACATCATGAAGTATCCGAATCCCAACATGAAATTAATATTGTATGCACAGACCCTCTTCAAGTGGCAGATGAGACTATATTATTTCACTATGTAACACGAAAAGTTGCAGCACAATTCGGGTACCATGCTATTTTTATTCCTAAACCATTTAACGGACAAAACAGAAATGCATTCCATATTCATCTAAGTATGCTGGACCAGAATATGAAGAATCTATTCTATGACTCTGATTCTCAACATTCTTTAAGTTCAACGATGAAACACTTTATCGGAGGTCTCTTGCAATACGCAAGAGAAACTTCGATTATTATGGCTGCATCATTTAACTCATATAAGGCGTACGTTGTTGAAAGAGAAGCTCCAATTGTAAGAAGCTGGGGGCTTACAAATCGAAGTTGCATGGTTCGAATTCCATGGGCGAAAAACCCACAGGCTACAAGACTTGAATTGAGATCACCTGACCCTTCTGGAAACGTTTATCTCCAATTAGCCACTCTTATAGAAATGGGATTAAAAGGAATTCATGATAAACTGGACTGCGGGGAACCGGAATCTCAGAGTATATACGAGAAAGTTAAGCATTCAAAAGTATGGGATGATAGATTTCTACCCAAATGTATGTTTGAAGCTTTAGTTGAAGCAGAGAGAAGTCAATTCTTGAGAAGTATTATGGGAGAATTACTTTATGATAAATACATGGGATTAAAAATAAAGGACTGGGAGGAACACCGAACACATATTACTTTGAGAGAAAGAAGTAAATATATTGATATTTAA
- a CDS encoding TraR/DksA C4-type zinc finger protein: MHKIQKKVIRELQARLYDRREYLAEAIQRRSQDCNDSGGYRLPDVIDVASLASTEQLAALVAKAELRELKEIEDALARINSGSYGVCKVCDGTIRKDRLEVLPYATLCVKCKELEEEGYGLESQSYEQDYGEVVYADILDVDSEGIDKKKRGKVKKTKARKYSHN; encoded by the coding sequence ATGCATAAAATACAGAAAAAGGTCATAAGAGAGCTTCAAGCCAGACTTTACGACAGAAGAGAGTATCTGGCTGAGGCCATACAGCGCCGCAGCCAGGACTGTAACGATTCAGGGGGTTACAGGCTTCCTGACGTCATAGATGTAGCTTCTCTTGCGTCAACGGAACAGCTTGCCGCACTTGTGGCTAAGGCGGAGCTCCGCGAGCTGAAGGAGATTGAGGACGCCCTTGCCCGCATCAATTCGGGCAGCTACGGTGTCTGTAAGGTGTGCGATGGTACCATACGTAAGGACAGGCTGGAGGTCCTCCCATACGCCACACTCTGTGTGAAGTGTAAGGAGTTAGAAGAAGAGGGGTACGGGCTGGAAAGTCAGAGCTATGAGCAAGACTACGGAGAGGTAGTGTACGCAGACATTCTCGATGTAGACAGCGAGGGCATCGACAAAAAGAAGCGGGGCAAGGTCAAGAAGACCAAAGCCAGAAAGTATTCACACAACTGA
- a CDS encoding AMP-binding protein: MTLTEKFLWGCESFSDKTAVSDERGSFTYGMLLAASHGMAGLFKTFGPGNNVGICMPSSKECVASYFALLLNRQIPVFINPLLSPQQVGYIVKDASLDTVVTVSHFKQLLEPMVKNCIYLDQMQSAAAKPSAPVSFQTGDPEDTAAIFYTSGTSANPKGVVLSHRNIISNLEGCVKPFGFSEKDVFMGTLPLFHAFAFTVTMALPVMFGAQVIYVARFSGPKVLKNIENHRVTVLMAVASMYRALLRSAQTSSHDTSSLRLAVTGGEPVPMDIINSFESTFKLPLIEGYGLTECSPMVSVNSPEEHKYGTAGKPLPNLEVKIVDDSGSSLPTNQDGEIWVKGPNIMKGYLNQPELTGETITPDGWFKTGDYGRFDEDGFLKITGRKKELIIISGENISPVEIEDVLSHHPKVFEVAVVGVPDKMRGEVPRAFIVLHDGQQVTEDELKQFCHDKLQHYKIPKYFEFHKELPHGPTGKILKRALPTS; encoded by the coding sequence ATGACGCTTACAGAAAAATTCCTCTGGGGATGTGAGAGTTTTTCCGATAAGACCGCTGTCAGTGACGAAAGAGGCTCTTTTACTTACGGTATGCTCTTAGCCGCTTCGCACGGCATGGCCGGCCTTTTTAAGACGTTCGGGCCGGGCAATAACGTAGGCATATGCATGCCCAGCTCCAAGGAGTGTGTCGCCAGCTACTTCGCCTTGCTCCTTAACAGACAGATTCCTGTCTTCATAAACCCCCTCCTGTCCCCGCAGCAGGTCGGCTATATAGTCAAGGACGCCTCCCTTGACACGGTAGTTACCGTCAGCCACTTTAAGCAACTTCTCGAGCCGATGGTAAAGAACTGTATTTATCTGGACCAGATGCAGTCTGCCGCGGCAAAACCCTCGGCACCTGTCTCGTTCCAGACAGGAGACCCGGAAGACACGGCGGCCATATTCTATACCTCCGGGACCAGCGCCAACCCCAAGGGTGTCGTCCTCAGCCACAGGAATATCATTAGCAACCTGGAGGGTTGTGTCAAACCTTTCGGCTTTAGTGAGAAGGACGTATTCATGGGCACGCTGCCGCTCTTCCATGCCTTCGCGTTCACTGTTACGATGGCACTGCCTGTGATGTTCGGTGCACAGGTTATCTACGTAGCCCGTTTCTCAGGACCGAAGGTGCTGAAAAACATCGAAAACCACCGGGTGACCGTCCTTATGGCAGTGGCGTCGATGTACAGGGCGCTCTTGAGGTCGGCCCAGACGTCAAGTCACGATACCAGCAGCTTGAGGCTTGCTGTGACCGGCGGTGAACCCGTGCCTATGGACATAATAAATTCGTTTGAATCGACCTTCAAACTACCACTTATTGAAGGCTACGGCCTGACGGAATGTTCCCCTATGGTCTCTGTAAACAGCCCCGAAGAACACAAATATGGCACTGCCGGAAAGCCCCTGCCCAATCTGGAAGTAAAGATAGTGGACGACAGCGGTTCCTCACTGCCCACGAACCAGGACGGTGAGATTTGGGTCAAGGGACCGAACATCATGAAGGGATACCTTAACCAGCCGGAGCTTACGGGAGAGACGATTACCCCTGACGGCTGGTTCAAGACGGGCGACTATGGCAGGTTCGATGAGGACGGTTTCCTGAAGATAACGGGCAGGAAGAAGGAACTCATAATCATAAGCGGCGAGAACATCTCACCGGTGGAGATTGAGGACGTCTTAAGTCATCACCCCAAGGTCTTTGAGGTAGCGGTGGTTGGTGTGCCGGATAAGATGCGCGGCGAGGTGCCCAGGGCGTTCATAGTGCTGCATGACGGCCAGCAGGTGACGGAAGACGAACTCAAGCAGTTCTGCCACGACAAGCTCCAGCACTACAAGATACCCAAGTATTTCGAGTTCCACAAGGAACTCCCCCACGGCCCCACGGGCAAGATACTAAAACGCGCGCTGCCAACCTCCTGA
- the dapF gene encoding diaminopimelate epimerase: MKFTKMQGTGNDYIYVNCFEEKVASPGRLARRMSSRHFGVGADGLILITPSKKADVGMRIFNADGSEAEMCGNGIRCVAKYAYEHGLAPKKRMKVETRAGIKTLELKVKGPRVRAVRVNMGRPGLLRRQIPMKAKKVMKGGTAGVNTRVIGESFNVADRTFDITCVSMGNPHCVIFLDRLKGFPVERYGPLIERHRAFPDRTNVHFVEILAKGEVRVKTWERGSGRTMACGTGAAAVCVAGVLNKKTSRKVLTRLPGGDLTLEWSKGGDVFMTGPAEEVFEGVWGG; encoded by the coding sequence ATGAAATTTACCAAGATGCAGGGCACAGGCAACGATTATATATACGTCAACTGTTTTGAGGAGAAGGTCGCCAGCCCGGGCAGGCTTGCCCGGCGTATGAGTTCAAGGCACTTCGGGGTGGGAGCAGACGGCCTCATACTCATAACACCCTCTAAAAAGGCGGACGTCGGGATGCGGATATTCAATGCCGACGGCAGTGAGGCCGAGATGTGCGGCAACGGCATCCGGTGTGTGGCGAAGTATGCCTATGAACACGGTCTTGCGCCGAAAAAGAGGATGAAGGTAGAGACGCGCGCGGGAATAAAGACCCTTGAGTTAAAGGTCAAGGGCCCAAGGGTCCGGGCGGTAAGGGTGAATATGGGCCGCCCCGGCCTGCTGAGAAGACAGATACCCATGAAGGCAAAAAAGGTCATGAAGGGAGGCACGGCAGGGGTTAACACACGTGTCATAGGCGAGTCCTTCAATGTGGCTGACAGGACCTTCGACATTACCTGCGTGTCCATGGGCAATCCGCATTGCGTCATATTTCTCGACCGGCTGAAGGGGTTTCCGGTGGAAAGATACGGCCCCCTTATAGAGCGCCACAGGGCCTTCCCCGATAGGACCAACGTCCATTTCGTTGAGATACTGGCGAAAGGAGAGGTCCGGGTAAAGACCTGGGAGAGGGGATCGGGCCGGACCATGGCCTGCGGTACGGGAGCGGCGGCGGTATGCGTTGCGGGTGTGCTGAACAAGAAGACCTCGCGGAAGGTTCTGACACGCCTGCCCGGGGGTGACCTGACGCTTGAGTGGTCAAAGGGCGGAGACGTCTTTATGACCGGCCCTGCGGAGGAGGTGTTTGAGGGGGTATGGGGGGGTTAG
- a CDS encoding SDR family oxidoreductase, producing MRIVVTGGAGFVGSHVCDYLLGKGHTVICIDNLITGTKENIAHLADNEKFTYIRHNVSEYIVVEGEVDAVMHLASPASPKDYMENAIPTLKVGSLGTLNALGLAKAKRARFLLTSTSEVYGDPDPEHHPQKESYYGNVNPVGPRGMYDEAKRFAEALTMAYHSDEKIDTRIARLFNTYGPRMRLDDGRALPAFMSQALKGEDLTVFGDGTQTRSFCYISDMVEGLYKLLESDEHGPVNLGNPAEITVSQLAEEVIKLTSTKSKVVFRPLPQDDPKVRRPDISKAKRILGWEPKVDRREGLVKTMEYFTQKIQGQTA from the coding sequence ATGCGTATAGTAGTCACCGGTGGTGCAGGTTTTGTAGGTTCTCATGTCTGTGATTATCTGCTGGGAAAGGGGCACACCGTTATATGTATTGACAATCTTATAACGGGTACTAAAGAAAATATTGCTCACCTGGCGGATAATGAGAAGTTTACATACATAAGGCATAATGTTTCAGAATACATAGTCGTTGAAGGTGAGGTGGATGCGGTCATGCATCTGGCATCTCCTGCGAGTCCCAAGGATTATATGGAGAATGCCATACCAACGCTAAAGGTCGGCTCGCTTGGCACGCTGAATGCCCTGGGCCTTGCCAAAGCAAAGAGGGCCAGGTTCCTCTTGACCTCTACGTCTGAGGTGTACGGTGATCCTGACCCCGAACATCATCCACAAAAGGAAAGTTACTATGGAAACGTAAACCCCGTGGGACCCAGGGGTATGTATGACGAGGCAAAACGCTTTGCGGAGGCCCTTACGATGGCCTACCATAGTGATGAGAAAATAGATACAAGGATAGCCCGCCTGTTTAACACCTACGGCCCGAGGATGCGCCTGGACGACGGCCGCGCGCTGCCCGCGTTCATGTCGCAGGCCCTCAAGGGAGAAGACCTTACTGTCTTCGGCGACGGTACACAGACACGCAGCTTTTGTTATATATCCGACATGGTCGAGGGACTGTACAAACTCCTTGAGTCAGATGAACATGGGCCCGTAAACCTGGGGAACCCTGCCGAAATTACAGTATCACAATTGGCCGAGGAGGTTATAAAATTAACGTCCACCAAGAGTAAGGTAGTCTTTAGACCCCTTCCGCAGGATGACCCCAAGGTCAGAAGGCCGGACATATCGAAGGCGAAGAGGATTCTGGGCTGGGAGCCGAAGGTAGACAGGCGAGAGGGACTGGTAAAGACCATGGAGTACTTTACCCAGAAGATACAGGGACAGACCGCGTAA
- a CDS encoding flavodoxin family protein — translation MKKLLAIAGSPRRGGNSELLLDEVIRAAGDAGLKTEKLVVSELGISPCMSYGNCWETGDCVIEDKMQEVYRKLLDADYVVVASPLYFLGVSAQLKALIDRCQALWARRFILKKPLRSGDKRPKGLFISTAAISQADDKIFAGSGQTVRAVFSTLEIECAGELFFKGLEKRDTVKSHPEFLKQVYQAARELVKE, via the coding sequence ATGAAAAAGTTGTTGGCCATTGCAGGAAGCCCTAGACGTGGGGGCAACTCCGAGCTCCTTCTCGACGAAGTAATCAGGGCGGCAGGCGATGCAGGGCTTAAGACGGAGAAGCTGGTAGTGAGTGAACTCGGCATATCGCCCTGTATGTCATACGGCAACTGCTGGGAGACGGGGGACTGTGTCATTGAAGATAAGATGCAAGAGGTCTACAGGAAGCTCCTTGACGCGGACTATGTGGTCGTGGCCTCGCCGCTGTATTTTCTGGGCGTTAGCGCGCAGCTCAAGGCCCTGATAGACCGCTGTCAGGCCCTGTGGGCGCGGAGGTTTATACTCAAAAAACCCTTAAGAAGCGGCGATAAGCGGCCGAAGGGGCTTTTTATCTCGACAGCGGCCATCAGCCAGGCGGATGACAAGATATTTGCCGGTTCCGGACAGACCGTAAGGGCCGTGTTCAGTACGCTTGAGATAGAATGCGCGGGCGAGCTGTTCTTCAAGGGTCTTGAGAAACGCGACACCGTCAAATCACACCCTGAGTTTCTAAAACAGGTTTATCAGGCCGCCAGAGAGCTTGTGAAGGAATAA